A region of the Methanomassiliicoccales archaeon genome:
GCCACCGCCTCCCTTACGGAAGTGCACAAGCAGGTCACCCCATACTCTGACAGCTCCGACAGCGCCGGTCTGCTCGAGTTCACCCCTGCTCCTGGATACTACAGGCTCAGGATATCCGCCACCGATCATTACGATTACATCTATAGCGAGATCATCCGCTTCGACGGGCTCACCAACGTGAACCTGGGCATAGCGAACATGGACTCCATGGCGACCGCCGATAAAACCGTGCAGTTCAACGTGACCGCCGCGGCGACCGCGGTCGTCGGAGCATCCGTCACCGTGAAGGAGACCAACACAGGGGTCACCCAGGTCGTTGCCTCCGGTAGCACAGATGTCTCTGGTCTGCTGAACGTGACCCTGCACTCCGGTACCTACACTGTCGTGGTCAAGAAAGCCTACTTCGTCACTGAGGTAGTAGCCTTGACCGTTGCAGGTAACATGGTGCAGAACGTGACCCTGGACGCATCAGTGTCCTACAGCGGGACCGTCACCGTGGCCGGTTCTCCAGCCACCAGTGTGATCGCTTATTTGGTGGACAATGACGACCCTCTATCCGCTCCGGACGTGAAGGTCATCACTGCCACCGTCAACTCCAACTACTTCCGCTTTGACGCCTACCCCGGGGACTTTACCCTACTGGTAGACGCCAGCGGAGCCCTGACGAAAATAACCGATGTCACCATCAGCGGCAACAGCATGGTATCGGTCGTCCTCAACGCGCAGAATCTGCAGAGCGTGGAGAACGCCTTCGCCTTCGCCGCCGACGATTGGAACTCAGCGGTAATGACCAAGACCATGAACGTTGACTATGACTACACCATACCCGGTCTGGACTACGCCTATCTACCCTCCGCAAGGATGCAGATCGACCTGGCCCTCGGTGACGGTGACGGCATGGTAAATGCCACTGAACTAGCAGCGTTCGAAGCCGAGATGACCACCTATGGCCCTGTGGATGTTACCACTGAGGGCATGATGACGGTGTCCGCCAAGGTATTCGTATCCGAGGACGCGGTCATCATTGACACAACCGATCTATCCGGCCCGATCAACAGTACCTCCAGCTTCCAAATGAAGATGGTGGCCAATTACGCTGCGACCGGCATAACCAATGCTCTGAGCAGCTACGAGGCCAAGATATTCACCAGCGCGAACACCGCCTCGATGGGATACAGCTACAAGCTGGCCTTCCCCAGCGGCACTGACAAGTACGAGATGGTGAAGAACGTCACCAGCCCGACCAGCATCAGTGTCTCCGGATATACTGAGGTCACCGCTCTGGCGGCCTCTATTTCCGGCTACGCCACTTTGACGGTCCAGAAGTCTGTGGCCCCGACGGCCAATGCCGCCGTGGTCACCGGCGTGGACGCATATAAGGTGATGAACGGGTCCGCACTGCTGCACTACGTCGTGGCCGCGAACGTCAATGTCACCTTCACCGCTACCGGCTCCAATGACCCCAACGGCAACCCGTTGAGCTACACCTGGAACTTCGGCGACGGCAACAGCACCACCGTGACCACCGTCACTGCGGTTCACGTCTACACCAACGCCGAGCAGTATGCCGTCAACCTGACCGTGACCGACAAGTCCGGCCTGAACGCCTACAAGGAGTTCACGGTCAAGGTCGATGGCGTCGCACCCGTGGTCATGACGACCGAGAACGGTACTGCGGTCGGCAACGCTCTGACCGTAGACCAGAACAAGGCCGTTAAGCTCACCAGTGTGGATTCCTACGATCGCTTGAACTCCTCCACCGAGGCCGGTCTTATAGCCAGCTACAAGTGGGCGTTCGGCGACGGCAACAGCACCACCGTATTGATGGGCGAGAACCAGACCGTCAGTCACATCTGGACCCAGTCTGGAACCTACAGCATGTATCTGAACGTGACCGACGTGACCAACCACACCTCCAGCAAGATGGTCACCGTCACCGTGAACGACTCTGTAGCTCCTACCGTCAAGTTCTCCGTGAAGCTGAACGACACCGTGGTCACCAGTGCCAAGGAGAACCAGACCCTGGTCTTCGATTCCTCGGCATCCTCTGACCACAGCGGGATAGCCAGCTATCTGTGGGACTTCGGCGACGGAACCACCAGCAACCTGTCAACCCCGAGTCACTCCTTCAGCAGCATCAAGACCTTCGCGGTCAAGTTGACGCTGATCGACAACGCCGGGAACCAGGCCAACACGACCTTCAACCTGAAGATCGAGTCTTCAGCCCGCCCGGACCTCCGGGTA
Encoded here:
- a CDS encoding PKD domain-containing protein; this translates as WKLATGLMVLILLASPLLVMLAPGVSAATGNKLSINVFDDDGPINGATASLTEVHKQVTPYSDSSDSAGLLEFTPAPGYYRLRISATDHYDYIYSEIIRFDGLTNVNLGIANMDSMATADKTVQFNVTAAATAVVGASVTVKETNTGVTQVVASGSTDVSGLLNVTLHSGTYTVVVKKAYFVTEVVALTVAGNMVQNVTLDASVSYSGTVTVAGSPATSVIAYLVDNDDPLSAPDVKVITATVNSNYFRFDAYPGDFTLLVDASGALTKITDVTISGNSMVSVVLNAQNLQSVENAFAFAADDWNSAVMTKTMNVDYDYTIPGLDYAYLPSARMQIDLALGDGDGMVNATELAAFEAEMTTYGPVDVTTEGMMTVSAKVFVSEDAVIIDTTDLSGPINSTSSFQMKMVANYAATGITNALSSYEAKIFTSANTASMGYSYKLAFPSGTDKYEMVKNVTSPTSISVSGYTEVTALAASISGYATLTVQKSVAPTANAAVVTGVDAYKVMNGSALLHYVVAANVNVTFTATGSNDPNGNPLSYTWNFGDGNSTTVTTVTAVHVYTNAEQYAVNLTVTDKSGLNAYKEFTVKVDGVAPVVMTTENGTAVGNALTVDQNKAVKLTSVDSYDRLNSSTEAGLIASYKWAFGDGNSTTVLMGENQTVSHIWTQSGTYSMYLNVTDVTNHTSSKMVTVTVNDSVAPTVKFSVKLNDTVVTSAKENQTLVFDSSASSDHSGIASYLWDFGDGTTSNLSTPSHSFSSIKTFAVKLTLIDNAGNQANTTFNLKIESSARPDLRVGSVTFDPTTFTEGEAGFIYINVTNVGTARAEGLFAELWKINLDGSRTGLSDIGVLLVNDTEVTYLEPGESGVIRMQVSLGSKGDYTLQVNVTANNEVASKLSDNSATVSLTVNEAGWKAWLLYGGIFAVVIVVIVLFFFRKKLPMMPGKKPTTPPAKKK